One genomic segment of Myxocyprinus asiaticus isolate MX2 ecotype Aquarium Trade chromosome 14, UBuf_Myxa_2, whole genome shotgun sequence includes these proteins:
- the LOC127451555 gene encoding beta-galactoside-binding lectin-like: MSGVVIQNMSFKVGQTLTVTGVPTADSTNFAINIGHSPDEITLHMNPRFDAHGDQQCVVCNSYQGGNWFEEQRESSFPFNQNEEFKIKITFTNEEFLMTLSDGSEIHFPNRLGAEKYKFMLFEGEMQLSLCLLVTRILLWYCFSTTRGSKTTVNCHELCSYINHFQRWLTLSNQDYLQVSFSTYFL; this comes from the exons GGTGTGGTCATCCAGAACATGTCCTTCAAGGTGGGACAGACTCTGACTGTTACAGGAGTCCCCACTGCTGATTCTACAAA TTTTGCAATCAACATTGGTCACAGTCCTGATGAAATCACTCTACACATGAACCCTCGTTTTGACGCCCATGGCGACCAGCAATGTGTAGTGTGCAATTCCTACCAGGGTGGCAACTGGTTTGAGGAGCAAAGAGAGAGCAGCTTTCCATTTAATCAGAATGAGGAGTTCAAG ATAAAAATCACATTCACTAATGAGGAATTCCTGATGACGCTTTCCGACGGTTCTGAGATTCACTTCCCTAATCGTCTTGGTGCTGAGAAGTACAAGTTCATGCTGTTTGAGGGCGAG ATGCAgctatctctctgtctcttggTCACGAGAATCTTGCTGTGGTATTGCTTCTCAACCACTAGAGGGAGTAAAACTACAGTAAATTGCCATGAGCTTTGCAGTTACATAAACCATTTTCAGAGGTGGTTGACATTGTCCAACCAAGATTATTTACAAGTATCTTTCTCTACGTATTTTCTATAA